A single region of the Nicotiana sylvestris chromosome 6, ASM39365v2, whole genome shotgun sequence genome encodes:
- the LOC104221530 gene encoding uncharacterized protein: MTIDKRSMQSNLDSFLNCTTPLVPSQFLAKSETRNLNRLWHPKEKEEIEYFTLADLWNCYDEWSAYGAGVPIKLDSGETLVQYYVPYLSAIQIFTSSSSVSILRVENESVWETRDSFSDSLSDESESEKLSRWDGCSSDEGLFDQDSNLQMNGRLGYLYYQYFERSSPYGRVPLVDKISSLAERHPGLMSLRSVDLSPASWMSVAWYPIYHIPMGKTIKDLSTCFLTFHTLSSSFQDMDLEDSMEKGIRKGNGGETIPLSPFGLATYKMQGNVWISDRSGRDQERLVSLLSVADSWLKQLGVQHHDFNYFLGIGRG; the protein is encoded by the exons ATGACTATTGATAAACGTTCAATGCAATCAAATCTTGATTCTTTCTTGAATTGCACTACCCCATTAGTACCATCCCAGTTTCTTGCCAAG AGTGAAACTAGAAACCTTAATAGGCTTTGGCATCCTAAAGAAAAGGAAGAGATTGAATACTTTACATTGGCTGATTTATGGAATTGTTATGATGAATGGAGTGCTTATGGTGCTGGAGTTCCTATTAAATTGGATAGTGGTGAAACTTTAGTCCAATATTATGTGCCTTATCTTTCAGCTATCCAAATTTTCACCAGCAGTTCATCTGTAAGCATTTTAAG GGTGGAGAACGAGTCTGTTTGGGAGACAAGGGATTCTtttagtgattcattgagtgatGAGAGTGAGAGTGAAAAGCTATCAAGATGGGATGGTTGTTCCTCAGACGAAGGTTTATTTGATCAAGATAGCAACTTGCAAATGAATGGTAGATTGGGTTACCTTTATTATCAATACTTTGAGAGATCTTCTCCATATGGAAGAGTACCTCTGGTGGATAAG ATCAGTAGCTTAGCTGAAAGACACCCTGGACTAATGTCATTGAGAAGTGTAGATCTTTCACCAGCAAGTTGGATGTCAGTTGCTTG GTACCCTATCTATCATATTCCCATGGGAAAAACCATTAAGGACTTGTCTACATGCTTCCTCACATTCCacactctttcttcttctttccaag ATATGGACCTTGAAGATAGCATGGAGAAAGGTATTAGGAAAGGAAACGGAGGGGAAACGATCCCGCTTTCACCTTTCGGTTTGGCAACTTACAAGATGCAGGGTAATGTGTGGATTTCGGACAGGAGTGGAAGGGACCAAGAGAGGCTAGTGTCCCTATTAAGCGTGGCTGATTCATGGCTAAAGCAATTAGGGGTCCAACACCATGATTTTAACTACTTCTTGGGCATTGGTCGTGGCTAA